In Dama dama isolate Ldn47 chromosome 9, ASM3311817v1, whole genome shotgun sequence, the following proteins share a genomic window:
- the LOC133062817 gene encoding olfactory receptor 2V1-like, producing MALVKNQTLIYHFILLGLFNDTPLHLLLFSFIMVMFLVALSGNGLMILLINTDSRLHSPMYFFLSWLSLMDLMLISTIVPRMAVDYLLGHGSISFTGCGLQILFFVTLLGDECFLLAFMAYDRYVAISNPLRYSVIMSRRVCWLMVALCWLSGLLDGLIQAIYTLSFPYCGSQEIDHFFCDIPAVLKLACADTSLYETMIYVCCVLMLLLPFSIISISYLLILITVLRMHSAEGRKKAFATCSSHMAVVSLFYGAAMIAYMQPQTYHSSKQDKVVSAFYTMITPMLNPLIYSLRNKEVAGALKKLLGRCPCGGGQA from the coding sequence ATGGCCTTGGTGAAAAATCAGACTCTCATctaccacttcatcctcctgggCCTCTTCAACGACACGCCACTgcacctcctcctcttctccttcatCATGGTCATGTTTCTGGTGGCCCTCTCTGGCAATGGGCTCATGATCCTCCTCATCAACACTGACTCCCGTCTACAcagccccatgtacttcttcctcagctGGCTGTCACTCATGGACCTCATGCTCATCTCCACCATTGTACCACGGATGGCCGTCGACTATCTCCTGGGCCATGGCTCCATCTCCTTCACAGGCTGTGGGCTCCAGATCCTGTTCTTTGTCACCCTCCTGGGGGATGAGTGCTTCCTGCTGGCTTTCATGGCCTATGATCGCTATGTGGCCATCAGCAACCCACTGAGGTACTCAGTGATCATGAGCCGCCGAGTCTGCTGGCTCATGGTGGCATTGTGTTGGCTCTCTGGTCTGCTGGATGGGTTAATTCAGGCCATCTACACCCTGAGCTTTCCCTACTGTGGCTCTCAGGAGATCGACCACTTCTTCtgtgatatccctgcagtgctcAAGCTGGCCTGTGCTGACACTTCTCTCTATGAGACTATGATCTATGTGTGCTGTGTCCTTATGCTGCTTCTGCCCTTCTCTATTATCTCCATCTCCTACCTGTTGATCCTGATAACTGTGCTCCGCATGCATTCTGCTGAAGGTCGGAAAAAGGCCTTTGCTACCTGTTCCTCCCACATGGCAGTTGTGTCTCTCTTCTATGGGGCTGCCATGATTGCTTACATGCAGCCCCAGACCTACCACTCCTCCAAGCAGGACAAGGTGGTCTCAGCCTTCTATACCATGATTACCCCTATGCTCAACCCACtcatctacagcctgaggaacaagGAAGTGGCTGGTGCTCTCAAGAAACTCCTGGGGAGGTGTCCATGTGGTGGGGGACAGGCATAA
- the LOC133062818 gene encoding olfactory receptor 2V1-like produces MALVKNQTCISHFILLGLFNHTPLHLLLFSTIMVMFLVALFGNGLMIFLINTDSRLHSPMYFFLSWLSLMDLMLISTIVPRMAIDYLLGHGSISFTGCGFQILFFLTLLGDECFLLAFMAYDRYVAISNPLRYSVIMSRRVCWLMVAGSWLFGLVDGLFQAIYTLSFPYCGSQEIDHFFCDIPAVLKLACADTSIYEALIYVCCILMLLLPFSVISISYLLILITVLRMHSAEGWKKAFATCSSHMAVVSLFYGAAMITYMRPQTYHSSKQDKVVSAFYTMITPMLNPLIYSLRNKEVAGALKKLLGRCSCGGGQE; encoded by the coding sequence ATGGCCTTGGTGAaaaatcaaacttgcatctcccacTTCATCCTCCTGGGCTTGTTCAACCACACACCACTGCACCTCCTTCTCTTTTCCACCATCATGGTCATGTTTCTGGTGGCCCTCTTTGGCAACGGGCTCATGATCTTCCTCATCAACACTGACTCCCGTCTACAcagccccatgtacttcttcctcagctGGCTGTCACTCATGGACCTCATGCTCATCTCCACCATTGTACCACGGATGGCCATCGACTATCTCCTGGGCCATGGCTCCATCTCCTTCACAGGCTGTGGGTTCCAGATCCTGTTCTTCCTCACCCTCCTGGGGGATGAGTGCTTCCTGCTGGCtttcatggcctatgaccgctatgtggccatcagCAACCCACTGAGGTACTCAGTGATCATGAGCCGCCGTGTCTGCTGGCTCATGGTGGCAGGATCTTGGCTCTTTGGCCTGGTGGATGGGTTGTTTCAGGCCATCTATACCCTGAGCTTTCCCTACTGTGGCTCTCAGGAGATCGACCACTTCTTCtgtgatatccctgcagtgcttAAGCTGGCCTGTGCAGATACATCCATTTATGAGGCTTTGATCTATGTGTGCTGCATCCTCATGCTGCTTCTGcccttctctgtcatctccatctCCTACCTGTTGATCCTGATAACCGTGCTCCGCATGCATTCTGCTGAAGGTTGGAAAAAAGCCTTTGCTACCTGTTCCTCCCACATGGCAGTTGTGTCTCTCTTCTATGGGGCTGCCATGATCACCTACATGCGGCCCCAGACCTACCACTCCTCCAAGCAGGACAAGGTGGTCTCAGCCTTCTATACCATGATTACCCCTATGCTCAACCCACtcatctacagcctgaggaacaagGAAGTGGCTGGTGCTCTCAAGAAACTCCTGGGGAGGTGTTCCTGTGGTGGGGGACAGGAATAG